The following are encoded in a window of Ruminiclostridium herbifermentans genomic DNA:
- a CDS encoding glycosyltransferase family 4 protein, producing the protein MKIVVICHYFPPEIGAPSARIYEMARHWVELDNEVHVVTCFPNHPTGIIPEEYRGKKYMYELLNGIHVHRNYVYATPNKGFVKKTLGHISFMFSSVIFSMKKIKKPDVIITSSPTFFSIFSGYWYSLRKKAPFILEIRDLWPAAMIELGVMKKGLVTDILEKLELFFYRKSKKLIMVTKAFKENVISRGIDGNKVHVITNGVNQNMFYPRKKNEFIIKNYDLKNKFIVSYMGAHGISQNLTTILKVARSLKEYEDIQFLFIGEGAEKDQLRETAKEYNLNNVIFIDSQPKEMMPEFYCTSDICLIPLRKIELFKTFIPSKMFEIMACGIPIIASLEGEAADILKESNAAIVVEPDNCEEIKQAILKLKNDNELFNKLKENGPAFVEKNYSRKSLAEKYLEIIRNA; encoded by the coding sequence ATGAAAATAGTTGTGATATGTCATTATTTTCCACCAGAAATAGGAGCACCTTCAGCAAGAATTTATGAAATGGCAAGACATTGGGTTGAGTTGGACAATGAAGTACATGTTGTGACATGTTTTCCCAATCATCCTACAGGAATAATACCTGAGGAGTATAGAGGCAAAAAATATATGTATGAACTTTTAAATGGTATTCATGTACATAGAAATTATGTATATGCAACACCAAATAAAGGATTTGTAAAAAAGACTTTAGGACATATATCTTTTATGTTTTCATCAGTAATATTTTCTATGAAGAAGATAAAAAAGCCTGATGTAATTATTACAAGTTCCCCTACATTTTTCTCTATTTTTTCAGGCTATTGGTACAGCTTAAGAAAAAAGGCACCATTTATTCTTGAAATAAGAGATTTATGGCCAGCTGCTATGATTGAACTAGGAGTTATGAAAAAAGGACTTGTAACAGATATTTTAGAAAAGCTGGAGTTGTTTTTTTATAGAAAAAGCAAGAAACTAATAATGGTAACAAAGGCTTTTAAGGAAAATGTTATTAGCAGGGGAATTGATGGAAATAAAGTTCATGTCATAACAAATGGTGTTAATCAAAATATGTTCTATCCAAGAAAAAAGAATGAATTTATTATAAAAAACTATGACCTAAAAAATAAATTCATTGTATCTTATATGGGAGCACATGGGATATCACAAAATTTGACCACAATATTAAAGGTGGCACGATCATTAAAAGAATACGAAGATATTCAGTTTTTGTTTATAGGGGAAGGGGCTGAAAAGGATCAACTAAGAGAAACAGCGAAGGAATATAATCTTAATAACGTTATTTTTATTGATTCTCAGCCTAAAGAAATGATGCCAGAATTTTATTGTACATCAGATATATGTTTGATTCCGCTTAGAAAAATTGAATTGTTTAAGACATTTATTCCTTCAAAGATGTTTGAAATTATGGCATGTGGTATTCCGATTATTGCAAGTTTAGAAGGGGAAGCAGCTGATATATTAAAAGAATCAAATGCAGCCATAGTTGTAGAACCTGATAATTGTGAGGAGATAAAACAAGCTATTCTCAAGCTTAAAAACGATAATGAATTATTTAATAAATTAAAAGAAAATGGGCCTGCTTTTGTTGAGAAAAACTATTCAAGAAAAAGCCTAGCAGAAAAATATTTAGAAATTATACGAAATGCATAA
- a CDS encoding heparinase II/III family protein, producing the protein MNNKIELYINTIKYLKPSQMYHRVINRFNRKFNKWKQPIFNTPVEIKLQTDINSDINFFLIPEIEFDKEYLARFDIDEILNNQFKFINIKNKVDLSKAWNSVDLQQLWRYNLHYFEYVFKLAYEYKKGNNPQLYYNEFKRLIENWIDNNPIGYGDGWHPYTISLRISNWISVYPIFQDELKKDLDFDKKIKESIQLQYVYLKSNLEKDVLGNHYFENIKALIIGSIFFNDSEIQEKFKKELLLQLDEQILEDGMHFELSPMYHKIILEDLIKITHWLKNDSIYERLIIYIQKMIDVMYSLEDNFGKTPAFNDSADGISKDYKSLLTACAKHFNLKPRFKSNLENSGFYILKNNNSKLIFDTGDICPSYLPAHGHCDALSYELSVNNRPLIVNLGTYKYESGEWRDYFRSTKAHNTVMISNKEQSQFWGSFRVAKRIKEVGRKQFLYKDIKFYAGKYTSYHGYTHKRFIGKLSDNIFIILDSVEMVSDTCVKSYLHFLPGAIIENINKTESNRNIVSITFDQEIVKIATIGVNEIDIEQSWYSGQFNVKEENKAIVFSKSKDSKKFFGYIIALSDSNYEAIEAENELKIKCDKEVIINYDELGAML; encoded by the coding sequence ATGAACAATAAAATAGAACTATATATAAATACAATTAAGTATCTCAAACCCTCACAAATGTACCATAGAGTAATTAATAGATTTAATAGAAAATTTAACAAATGGAAACAGCCAATATTCAATACACCTGTTGAAATAAAATTACAAACGGATATTAATTCGGATATTAATTTTTTTTTGATTCCAGAAATAGAGTTTGACAAAGAATATTTAGCTAGATTTGATATTGATGAAATTTTAAACAATCAGTTTAAGTTTATTAATATAAAAAATAAGGTTGATTTGTCAAAAGCGTGGAATAGCGTTGATTTACAGCAACTATGGAGATATAATCTACACTATTTTGAATATGTATTCAAGCTGGCCTATGAATATAAAAAGGGTAACAACCCACAGCTATATTATAATGAATTTAAACGATTAATAGAAAACTGGATAGACAATAATCCCATTGGCTATGGAGATGGATGGCATCCCTATACTATTTCATTGCGAATTTCCAATTGGATATCTGTATATCCGATATTTCAGGATGAATTAAAGAAAGACTTAGATTTTGATAAAAAAATAAAAGAATCTATACAACTACAATATGTATACTTAAAAAGTAATCTTGAGAAAGATGTTTTAGGCAACCACTATTTTGAGAATATAAAAGCTCTTATTATTGGAAGTATCTTTTTTAATGATTCAGAAATACAAGAAAAGTTTAAGAAGGAACTTCTTTTACAGTTGGATGAGCAAATTTTAGAAGATGGAATGCATTTTGAGTTAAGCCCAATGTATCATAAAATAATTTTGGAAGATTTGATTAAAATAACTCATTGGCTTAAAAATGATTCAATTTATGAGCGGTTAATTATATATATTCAAAAAATGATAGATGTAATGTATAGCTTAGAAGACAATTTTGGTAAGACACCAGCCTTCAATGATAGTGCAGACGGTATAAGCAAGGATTATAAGAGCCTTTTAACGGCTTGCGCTAAGCATTTTAATTTGAAGCCTCGATTTAAGAGCAATTTAGAGAATAGCGGCTTTTATATTTTAAAAAATAATAATTCTAAGCTAATATTTGATACAGGTGATATATGTCCATCTTACTTACCAGCACATGGACACTGTGATGCGCTTAGCTATGAACTTTCAGTAAATAATCGGCCTTTGATTGTCAATTTAGGTACCTATAAATACGAAAGTGGTGAATGGAGAGACTATTTCAGAAGCACCAAAGCCCATAATACAGTTATGATTTCAAACAAGGAACAGTCACAATTTTGGGGCAGCTTTAGAGTGGCAAAACGCATTAAGGAAGTGGGCAGAAAGCAATTTTTATATAAAGATATTAAGTTTTATGCAGGAAAATATACATCTTATCATGGGTATACACACAAACGATTTATTGGGAAGTTAAGTGATAATATATTTATAATATTAGACTCTGTTGAAATGGTATCAGACACGTGTGTGAAAAGCTATCTTCATTTTTTGCCAGGAGCGATAATAGAAAATATTAATAAAACTGAAAGCAATAGAAATATAGTAAGTATTACTTTTGACCAAGAGATTGTTAAAATAGCAACAATAGGAGTAAATGAAATAGATATAGAGCAGAGTTGGTACTCAGGGCAGTTTAATGTAAAAGAGGAAAACAAGGCAATAGTATTTAGCAAGAGCAAAGACAGTAAAAAGTTTTTTGGATATATTATAGCTTTAAGTGATAGTAATTATGAAGCCATTGAAGCAGAAAATGAATTAAAAATAAAATGTGATAAAGAAGTAATTATAAACTATGATGAATTGGGAGCAATGCTATGA
- a CDS encoding winged helix-turn-helix transcriptional regulator yields MDKEYIVLNEISKNPEITQRELSKLIRCSVGTINILLNKMVNKGLIKIKRMPMNRIIYMLTPMGIVEKIQKTSSYIKSNYNYMIETQEKLRTELEKLVDKNGVIYVIVEEDEISKLVRLSIKENNKIKFITDKESCDNSKLVVVLSIDNYNKFKEKYGKIVNILELI; encoded by the coding sequence ATGGATAAGGAATACATTGTTTTAAATGAAATAAGTAAAAATCCAGAAATTACTCAAAGAGAGTTATCAAAGCTGATACGCTGTTCTGTTGGAACTATAAATATTCTATTAAACAAAATGGTAAATAAGGGACTTATTAAGATAAAACGAATGCCAATGAATAGAATAATTTATATGCTTACTCCAATGGGAATTGTAGAAAAGATTCAAAAGACAAGTAGCTATATAAAGAGTAACTACAATTATATGATTGAAACTCAAGAGAAACTTCGAACAGAATTAGAAAAATTAGTGGATAAAAATGGAGTAATATACGTAATAGTGGAAGAAGATGAAATAAGTAAACTTGTTAGATTATCTATAAAAGAGAATAATAAAATTAAGTTTATTACAGATAAAGAAAGTTGCGATAATTCAAAACTAGTTGTGGTTTTGAGTATTGATAATTATAATAAGTTTAAGGAAAAATATGGAAAAATAGTAAATATACTAGAATTAATATGA
- a CDS encoding TolC family protein, which yields MQKRKLAGLLLTFSVVVSLFSPVFAVEQEVKAEPIVLSLEVAQQKAVENDNSIIKTNRTIKNLIENNDYTYKEGLFDISDAADSIDDLYNRLKNGRAMNSQEYGKLCILYTMYGDTEYFSGKEDLTKYMNPNRFAKYSLWANVMKLSLSNQITEDTIRYQTRVLYDNILSIQGQLENFKRSVELQEKMYKQQKSRYDVGELSKVTIDTAYKQLQISRLEVNKLTRTIDNLEMDLKRLIGLPIDSQIVLSDYSKNNIEKLEDYDTYLNRALINRNEILLAKINYGVAKNEAYTVNEAYSNNPWNVSTQLNKSFAEQKINEAELSISISKETVLQSINTAYIDAKYKKEEMDICKAKLNYENEQYRITSEKYKNKLISETELKNREIGKLSALTAYNDAVRAYNLSVTSLQQASGLGIASMADA from the coding sequence ATGCAAAAAAGGAAGCTGGCAGGACTGCTTTTAACATTTTCTGTAGTTGTAAGTCTGTTTAGTCCAGTATTTGCAGTGGAGCAAGAAGTAAAAGCAGAGCCTATAGTGCTATCACTTGAAGTGGCTCAACAAAAAGCAGTTGAAAATGACAACAGTATTATTAAAACTAATAGAACAATTAAAAATCTAATTGAAAACAATGATTATACCTATAAAGAAGGGCTATTTGATATTTCTGACGCTGCCGATAGTATTGATGACCTATATAATAGATTAAAAAATGGAAGAGCTATGAATAGTCAGGAATATGGAAAATTATGTATACTTTATACTATGTATGGAGATACAGAGTATTTCAGTGGGAAAGAGGATTTAACAAAATACATGAATCCTAATAGATTTGCCAAATATTCTTTATGGGCAAATGTAATGAAGCTTAGCCTTAGCAACCAAATAACAGAGGATACTATTAGATATCAGACTAGAGTATTGTATGATAACATATTATCTATACAGGGTCAGCTTGAAAATTTTAAAAGGTCAGTTGAACTGCAGGAAAAAATGTATAAACAGCAAAAAAGCAGGTATGATGTAGGAGAATTGTCAAAAGTAACAATAGATACTGCTTATAAGCAGCTACAAATAAGCAGATTAGAAGTAAATAAACTTACTCGCACAATAGATAATTTGGAAATGGATTTGAAGAGATTGATAGGGCTCCCAATCGACAGCCAAATAGTGTTAAGTGACTATAGTAAAAATAATATAGAGAAGCTTGAAGATTATGATACATATTTAAATAGAGCTTTAATAAATAGAAATGAAATACTGTTAGCTAAGATAAATTATGGAGTAGCTAAGAATGAGGCATATACAGTAAATGAAGCCTATTCTAATAACCCTTGGAATGTAAGTACACAGCTAAATAAAAGTTTTGCTGAACAGAAAATTAACGAGGCAGAACTTTCAATAAGTATTAGTAAGGAAACAGTTTTGCAAAGTATTAATACTGCTTATATTGATGCTAAGTATAAAAAAGAAGAAATGGATATCTGTAAAGCGAAATTGAATTATGAGAATGAGCAATATCGAATTACATCAGAAAAGTATAAAAACAAACTTATAAGTGAGACTGAACTAAAAAATAGAGAAATAGGTAAGTTGTCTGCACTAACAGCATATAACGATGCAGTAAGAGCTTATAATTTATCTGTAACAAGCCTGCAGCAAGCGTCAGGGCTAGGAATAGCTTCAATGGCTGATGCTTAG
- a CDS encoding S-layer homology domain-containing protein — MYIRKIAAVVISVGIILSSVTAAFAQDISDLQMTADKLNKIGVIAGDGNGNYNLSGSLKRTEAATFITKLMGKDTYVNENKDSLANTVFSDVKKTDWFAPYVGFCYINDIIDGYDGKFGTKDNLTEQAFLVMILKLLKYTGAEDIKWNDNVFYTAYEVGLVTDQLYLTKKRDDGSAYTRGQAATVMYRALNTKLKGQNITLLQSLIESGAIKRDVAISAGILVDTVETKIQEISSVNGRKIIVKFNETINSIDENNIRIYEEDNVNNNLAVSIKSHSGTQIEIETNTQLPNKVYKVEIVNVEDLEGNISGKLTGTFTGYTLVAVESDLFKISKVEQIGSNEIYTYFTQPINENVEFAPYYEIYQNGELYADGDYLTISFAGEKNVASIISKGKSFSANKEYTLKISGKLVGAYGTYLGDGDGDSFSFIGKDMLASSLTLEKITVLNGKSIQLDFNRQIHYLRAEQVYSYSVTNSKKHPIEVEKAELISDRVSNGKSVVLTLKTAFDVKETYNIMINCIQDSTKQFAIEETQYTFSGYYTMPEKLAIKSVKVIDSGTVSVTFNKPIDYNTGSSIFNYQIRNMSDKIGRTPGKVKFTSADQTSVQLFLKKDDYLVDNTPFEIEVLGSMKDYSGANLGNPITQSVFVSKAIDTELKIIDAKIVGKDTVKVTFNREISNELANLKPQNYGIEYYENGKLYKKVPIAITYFDDKTLVFRFDNMILSNEYVFSYGVIMDYAGNIITGRDKDKVIITQGE; from the coding sequence ATGTACATAAGAAAAATAGCCGCGGTGGTAATTTCAGTTGGGATTATACTATCAAGTGTAACTGCAGCATTTGCTCAAGATATTTCAGATTTACAGATGACAGCAGATAAACTTAATAAGATAGGTGTTATTGCAGGAGACGGAAATGGTAATTATAACCTAAGTGGGAGTTTAAAAAGAACTGAAGCAGCGACCTTTATAACTAAGCTAATGGGTAAAGATACGTATGTTAATGAAAATAAAGATAGTTTAGCAAATACTGTGTTTAGTGATGTAAAGAAAACAGACTGGTTTGCACCATATGTAGGTTTTTGCTACATAAATGATATTATTGATGGATATGACGGAAAGTTTGGCACAAAGGATAACCTAACAGAACAAGCATTTCTTGTTATGATACTGAAGTTATTGAAATACACAGGAGCAGAGGATATAAAGTGGAATGACAATGTATTTTATACTGCATACGAGGTGGGACTGGTAACTGACCAATTATATTTAACTAAGAAGAGAGATGATGGCTCGGCTTATACCAGAGGACAAGCAGCTACCGTAATGTATAGAGCATTAAATACAAAGTTAAAAGGACAGAACATAACACTATTGCAATCATTAATTGAAAGTGGTGCAATAAAAAGAGATGTTGCTATATCAGCAGGTATATTAGTAGACACAGTTGAAACAAAGATTCAAGAAATATCATCAGTAAATGGTAGAAAAATAATTGTTAAGTTTAATGAAACAATTAATTCTATTGATGAAAATAATATTAGAATATATGAGGAAGATAATGTAAATAATAACTTGGCAGTATCAATTAAATCTCATTCAGGTACACAGATAGAAATTGAAACAAATACACAGCTTCCTAATAAAGTATATAAAGTGGAAATTGTAAATGTTGAAGACCTTGAAGGAAATATTTCAGGTAAATTAACAGGAACCTTTACTGGATATACTTTAGTTGCTGTTGAATCTGATTTGTTTAAAATAAGCAAGGTTGAGCAAATAGGAAGTAATGAAATTTATACATATTTTACACAGCCAATAAATGAAAACGTAGAATTTGCTCCGTATTATGAGATATATCAAAACGGAGAACTTTATGCAGATGGAGATTATCTAACTATTAGTTTTGCTGGAGAAAAAAATGTAGCATCTATTATATCAAAGGGTAAAAGTTTTTCAGCGAATAAAGAATATACTCTTAAGATATCAGGAAAACTGGTAGGCGCTTACGGAACATACTTAGGGGATGGAGATGGAGATAGCTTCTCATTCATTGGAAAAGACATGTTAGCATCTTCGCTTACTTTAGAGAAAATTACAGTACTTAATGGTAAGAGTATTCAACTTGATTTTAATAGGCAAATACATTATTTAAGAGCTGAACAGGTATACAGCTATAGTGTTACGAATAGTAAGAAACATCCTATTGAGGTTGAAAAGGCGGAGTTAATAAGTGATCGTGTGTCAAACGGTAAAAGTGTTGTATTGACCTTAAAAACTGCTTTTGATGTAAAAGAGACTTATAACATTATGATAAATTGTATTCAGGACTCAACTAAGCAGTTTGCCATTGAAGAAACGCAATATACTTTTAGCGGATATTATACAATGCCTGAAAAGCTTGCTATAAAGTCTGTTAAAGTAATTGACTCTGGAACAGTAAGTGTAACATTTAATAAACCAATAGATTATAATACTGGTTCGAGTATTTTTAACTACCAGATTCGTAATATGTCAGATAAAATTGGTCGAACACCTGGTAAAGTTAAATTTACAAGTGCAGACCAAACCAGTGTTCAATTATTCTTAAAAAAAGATGACTATTTAGTTGATAATACACCTTTTGAGATAGAGGTTCTTGGTAGTATGAAGGATTACTCCGGAGCAAATCTTGGTAATCCGATCACTCAGTCAGTATTTGTCAGTAAGGCAATTGACACTGAATTAAAAATTATTGATGCAAAAATAGTTGGAAAGGATACTGTTAAGGTTACTTTCAACAGAGAAATTTCCAATGAGTTGGCTAATCTCAAGCCTCAAAATTATGGCATAGAGTATTATGAGAATGGAAAGCTTTATAAAAAGGTACCAATTGCAATTACATATTTTGATGATAAAACGCTAGTTTTCAGGTTCGATAATATGATTTTAAGTAATGAATATGTATTTTCTTATGGTGTGATTATGGACTATGCAGGTAATATAATAACAGGTCGTGATAAGGATAAAGTAATAATAACACAAGGTGAATAA
- a CDS encoding sugar transferase has product MYLIIKRVMDFFIAFLALIILSPLFLILIIAIKIDSRGPVLFKQKRVGINVTYFNILKFRTMRIDTPKDTPTHLLGNPEQYITRVGKFLRKTSLDELPQIVNILLGEMSIIGPRPALWNQYDLIAERDKYGANDIKPGLTGWAQINGRDELPIEVKAKLDGEYVKKLGFWMDIKCFCGTIISVVKGSGVVEGGTGSLQKGKNIEEETKQEERL; this is encoded by the coding sequence ATGTATTTAATTATTAAAAGAGTTATGGATTTTTTTATTGCATTTTTGGCATTAATCATTCTTTCTCCTTTGTTTTTAATTCTGATTATTGCTATTAAGATTGACTCTAGAGGACCAGTTCTTTTTAAACAAAAGCGCGTTGGAATTAATGTAACGTATTTTAATATACTAAAATTTCGTACTATGAGGATAGATACACCTAAGGATACACCTACACACCTTCTTGGAAATCCGGAGCAATATATAACAAGAGTTGGAAAATTTCTGCGAAAGACAAGCCTTGATGAACTTCCGCAGATTGTGAACATACTCCTAGGAGAAATGTCCATTATAGGTCCGCGTCCAGCGCTTTGGAATCAGTATGACTTAATTGCAGAAAGAGATAAATATGGTGCTAATGATATTAAGCCCGGACTTACAGGATGGGCTCAAATTAATGGCAGGGATGAACTTCCAATTGAAGTTAAGGCAAAGCTGGACGGTGAATATGTGAAAAAACTTGGATTTTGGATGGATATTAAGTGTTTCTGTGGTACAATAATTAGTGTTGTCAAGGGATCTGGTGTTGTTGAAGGAGGAACAGGCTCCTTACAGAAGGGAAAAAATATAGAAGAAGAGACAAAGCAAGAGGAAAGATTATAG
- a CDS encoding O-antigen ligase family protein — MSKHKKAVANDSFIKLIPLALILLIIPMIVYMKPITIEGITSEFYPTETVFDFFSYYKALWFKVFTVLSFFFIVFYAYNKKINFKLNYCFIPLIVYFLLSLLSSSFSEYHDIAYNGFIDRFEGFWVIACYFIVCFIAAHFITFEKDIKLLFGSLGICTFILCILGISQFFGYDFLQTSFMKHAMLPSEYESLTKSLEFAFPTKYVYLTLFNPNYVGSFCSMVLPICIIILLLSKNKYIKIFSGILSALVLITLIFCRSSTGYIGVFTSMLFVVVLLRKKILKYWIPVLVVVICCTGVLVILNYNYSGIITNELSNFLPKQADEPELVKGKYKRLTDMTLDGNKMTIYMNGTPLNVIFDNQDSTLSFLDESGKDVNLRTTDDNKDFLNFKHTQYIGLTISINGATFKISAPNTSYYVTIDNTGSFKFVNSAGKPVDIKTAESFGFEGYEKFASNRGYIWSRSIPLMKDTFLLGHGPDTYTIYFPQNDFKGKIMTFKKANTLVDKPHNMYLHMAINTGVVSLIAFLVFVVWYIVQSFRLYFRPKDSDNFYYMAGIACLLSVIGFLVCGLGNDSNINVSPIFWILIGMGIACNRLYSKTVVGEAVQQQFPQNRKK, encoded by the coding sequence TTGAGTAAACATAAAAAAGCAGTTGCGAATGATAGTTTTATTAAATTAATTCCATTGGCCTTAATTCTTCTTATAATTCCAATGATTGTTTATATGAAACCAATTACTATAGAAGGTATAACAAGTGAGTTTTACCCCACAGAAACAGTTTTCGATTTTTTCTCCTATTATAAAGCTTTATGGTTTAAGGTTTTTACGGTTTTATCCTTTTTTTTTATTGTATTCTATGCATATAATAAGAAGATTAATTTCAAATTAAATTATTGCTTTATACCATTGATTGTTTATTTTTTATTATCGTTACTGTCCTCTTCCTTCTCTGAATATCATGATATTGCTTACAATGGCTTTATTGATAGATTTGAAGGTTTTTGGGTTATTGCCTGCTATTTTATAGTTTGTTTTATAGCAGCTCACTTTATAACTTTTGAAAAGGATATCAAACTATTATTTGGATCTCTTGGTATCTGTACTTTTATTTTATGTATTTTAGGAATTTCTCAGTTCTTCGGATATGATTTTCTTCAGACAAGCTTTATGAAGCATGCTATGCTTCCAAGTGAATATGAAAGCTTAACCAAATCATTGGAATTTGCCTTCCCAACAAAATATGTCTACCTTACACTATTTAACCCAAACTATGTTGGCAGCTTTTGTTCTATGGTATTACCTATATGTATTATTATTCTTCTATTATCAAAGAATAAATATATTAAAATATTCTCGGGTATTTTATCTGCCCTTGTTTTAATTACCCTTATATTTTGTCGCTCAAGTACTGGATATATTGGGGTTTTCACTTCTATGCTTTTTGTTGTTGTTTTATTAAGAAAAAAGATTTTAAAATACTGGATACCTGTTCTTGTCGTCGTCATTTGCTGTACTGGTGTTCTTGTTATATTAAACTATAACTATTCTGGCATAATTACAAATGAATTAAGTAACTTTTTACCTAAACAAGCAGATGAGCCTGAATTAGTTAAGGGAAAATACAAAAGACTCACTGATATGACTCTTGATGGAAATAAGATGACTATTTATATGAATGGTACTCCATTGAATGTCATATTTGATAATCAAGACAGCACACTCAGTTTTTTGGATGAAAGCGGTAAAGATGTCAACTTGAGAACAACAGATGATAACAAAGATTTTTTGAATTTTAAACATACCCAGTATATTGGTTTAACCATTAGTATTAATGGAGCTACCTTTAAAATTTCAGCACCAAACACTAGTTACTATGTTACTATTGACAATACTGGTTCTTTTAAATTTGTTAATAGTGCAGGTAAACCAGTTGATATTAAAACTGCTGAGTCATTTGGATTTGAAGGCTATGAAAAGTTTGCTTCAAATAGGGGATATATATGGTCAAGGTCTATACCACTTATGAAAGACACTTTTTTACTTGGTCATGGTCCAGACACTTATACAATTTATTTCCCTCAAAATGATTTTAAAGGCAAGATTATGACGTTTAAAAAAGCTAATACCTTAGTAGATAAACCTCACAATATGTATTTGCATATGGCTATTAATACTGGTGTTGTTTCTTTAATAGCATTTTTAGTTTTTGTAGTTTGGTACATCGTACAATCTTTCAGATTATATTTTAGGCCAAAAGATTCTGATAACTTTTATTACATGGCTGGAATTGCTTGTTTGCTATCTGTAATTGGCTTCCTGGTATGCGGGTTAGGTAATGACAGCAATATAAATGTCAGTCCAATATTCTGGATTCTTATAGGAATGGGAATTGCATGCAACAGATTATACTCTAAAACAGTGGTAGGCGAGGCAGTACAGCAGCAGTTCCCTCAGAATAGAAAGAAATAA
- a CDS encoding TolC family protein — protein MRNKLKMRLSMLLAILMIFQYSFVSAEETKEIKEYDLQTAIDTAIASSNSLRLFDEKIKNATDIYHRYNELAVSSKNAAKLTRQELMYTNDQYFIEKERIERLYPEQKKNDLNNLKYQKQNKIIDIKLNVTESYFTLLSIKKQIAYQNALISRLEADLKVKKNDVALGRSVESAVTEIELDIKKANNALVQLSREEEKAKMSLNSLLGRQITEDIQIKDMDIPEIEYDNIDIKAIIEDRQKNNNKIKDIKFQIEQAILEAEIVEKNTNREDPVELVSLEDVRLNQEYALKDELINIEKYIYQQNNTILNLKDEIEIKRLNKEICDKNLEIAQEKLRLGLMSKSSLNAIIDAAEQANIAYLKSKLDYYLEVQRFNAYIEKQ, from the coding sequence ATGAGAAATAAACTTAAAATGAGATTGTCGATGTTATTGGCTATTTTAATGATATTTCAATATTCCTTTGTTTCAGCAGAAGAGACAAAAGAAATTAAAGAGTATGATTTGCAGACTGCTATTGATACCGCAATAGCAAGTAGCAACAGTTTAAGGCTTTTTGATGAGAAAATAAAAAATGCAACTGATATTTATCACCGCTATAATGAGTTGGCTGTTTCATCTAAAAACGCTGCAAAGTTAACCAGACAAGAATTAATGTACACTAACGATCAATATTTTATTGAGAAAGAGAGAATTGAACGCTTATACCCAGAACAGAAAAAAAATGATTTAAATAATTTAAAATATCAAAAGCAAAACAAAATAATAGATATAAAGCTAAATGTAACAGAGAGTTATTTTACATTATTATCAATTAAGAAGCAAATTGCTTATCAGAATGCACTAATAAGCAGGTTAGAGGCAGATTTAAAAGTTAAGAAGAATGATGTAGCATTAGGTAGAAGTGTAGAAAGTGCTGTTACTGAGATTGAGTTAGACATAAAGAAAGCAAATAATGCACTAGTCCAGTTATCTAGGGAGGAAGAAAAAGCAAAAATGTCTCTTAATTCTTTATTAGGAAGACAAATTACTGAAGATATACAAATAAAAGATATGGATATACCTGAGATAGAGTATGACAATATTGACATTAAAGCTATAATTGAAGACAGACAAAAAAATAACAATAAAATTAAAGACATAAAATTTCAGATTGAGCAAGCAATACTTGAAGCTGAAATTGTAGAAAAAAATACAAATAGAGAGGATCCCGTTGAACTAGTCTCTTTGGAAGACGTAAGATTAAATCAGGAATATGCTCTAAAGGATGAACTTATAAATATAGAAAAATATATCTACCAGCAAAACAATACTATTTTAAATTTGAAAGATGAGATAGAGATTAAGAGATTAAACAAGGAAATATGCGATAAAAATCTTGAAATAGCACAAGAAAAATTAAGGTTAGGATTAATGAGTAAATCATCTTTAAATGCAATAATTGATGCAGCAGAGCAAGCAAATATTGCATATTTGAAGTCAAAATTAGATTATTATCTAGAAGTACAGAGATTTAATGCATACATAGAGAAGCAGTAG